One Bacillus amyloliquefaciens DSM 7 = ATCC 23350 DNA window includes the following coding sequences:
- the cysE gene encoding serine O-acetyltransferase: MFFKMLKEDIDTVFDQDPAARSYFEVVLTYSGLHAIWAHRIAHALYKRRFFFLARLISQIARFFTGIEIHPGATIGRRFFIDHGMGVVIGETCEIGNNVTVFQGVTLGGTGKEKGKRHPTIKDDALIATGAKVLGSITVGQGSKVGAGSVVLRDVPDFSTVVGIPGKVVIQNGRKIKRDLNHQDLPDPVADRFRALEQQIFELQAELEDKKERINQK; the protein is encoded by the coding sequence GTGTTTTTTAAAATGCTAAAAGAAGACATAGATACAGTGTTCGATCAAGATCCGGCAGCAAGAAGCTATTTCGAAGTTGTTTTAACTTATTCTGGTTTACATGCTATATGGGCGCATCGGATTGCACATGCTTTATATAAACGGAGGTTTTTCTTCCTTGCGCGGCTGATATCGCAGATTGCCCGTTTCTTTACCGGTATTGAAATCCATCCCGGCGCGACCATCGGGAGAAGATTTTTCATTGACCACGGTATGGGGGTCGTCATAGGGGAAACGTGTGAAATCGGCAATAACGTGACGGTTTTCCAAGGTGTCACTCTCGGGGGAACGGGAAAAGAAAAGGGAAAGCGGCATCCGACCATTAAAGATGATGCTTTAATTGCAACAGGGGCGAAGGTGCTCGGCTCTATAACAGTCGGGCAAGGTTCTAAAGTAGGGGCCGGCTCCGTTGTGCTGCGTGATGTTCCCGACTTTTCAACCGTTGTCGGCATACCGGGAAAAGTCGTCATTCAGAACGGAAGAAAAATCAAACGCGATCTCAATCACCAAGACTTGCCCGATCCGGTTGCTGACCGGTTTAGAGCATTGGAGCAGCAGATTTTTGAGCTGCAGGCTGAACTGGAAGATAAAAAAGAAAGGATCAACCAAAAATGA
- the cysS gene encoding cysteine--tRNA ligase yields MTITLYNTLTRKKETFVPLEEGKVKMYVCGPTVYNYIHIGNARPAIVYDTVRNYLEYKGYDVQYVSNFTDVDDKLIKAANELGEDVPTVSERFIKAYFEDVGALGCRKADLHPRVMENMDAIIEFVSELIKKGYAYESEGDVYFKTRAFEGYGKLSQQSIDELRSGARIRVGEKKEDALDFALWKAAKDGEISWDSPWGKGRPGWHIECSAMVKKYLGDEIDIHAGGQDLTFPHHENEIAQSEALTGKTFAKYWLHNGYINIDNEKMSKSLGNFVLVHDIIKQYDPQLLRFFMLSVHYRHPINYSEELLEKTKNAFNRLKTAYSNLNHRLISSTNLTDNDDEWLAKIEEHRTAFEEAMDDDFNTANAISVWFDLAKLANYYMQEDNTADHVIKAFISMFDRIGSVLGLTLGEEELVDEEIEELIEKRNEARRNRDFALSDQIRDQLKSMNIILEDTAQGTRWKRGE; encoded by the coding sequence ATGACCATTACACTTTATAATACATTGACACGGAAAAAGGAAACATTCGTTCCTCTTGAGGAAGGAAAAGTAAAAATGTACGTGTGCGGACCGACTGTATACAACTATATTCATATCGGAAACGCCCGTCCGGCGATTGTGTATGACACCGTACGCAACTATTTGGAATATAAAGGGTACGACGTTCAATATGTATCGAATTTCACCGATGTTGACGACAAACTGATTAAAGCCGCCAACGAGCTCGGCGAGGACGTTCCGACCGTTTCTGAGCGGTTCATTAAAGCGTATTTTGAAGACGTGGGCGCCCTCGGATGCCGGAAAGCAGATCTTCACCCTCGGGTTATGGAGAACATGGACGCCATTATTGAATTTGTCAGCGAGCTGATTAAAAAAGGCTACGCTTATGAATCAGAAGGCGACGTCTATTTCAAAACAAGAGCCTTCGAAGGCTACGGCAAGCTATCTCAGCAATCAATTGATGAACTCAGATCTGGAGCGCGTATCCGTGTCGGTGAGAAGAAAGAGGATGCGCTGGACTTTGCTCTTTGGAAAGCCGCCAAAGACGGAGAAATCTCATGGGATAGCCCTTGGGGAAAAGGCCGCCCAGGCTGGCATATTGAATGCTCCGCAATGGTGAAAAAGTATTTGGGTGACGAGATCGATATTCATGCCGGCGGTCAGGACCTGACATTCCCGCACCATGAAAATGAAATCGCACAATCCGAAGCATTGACAGGCAAGACATTCGCAAAATACTGGCTTCACAACGGTTATATCAATATAGATAATGAGAAAATGTCAAAATCGCTCGGCAACTTTGTTTTGGTGCACGATATCATTAAGCAATATGACCCGCAGCTGCTGAGATTTTTCATGCTGTCCGTTCATTACCGCCACCCGATCAACTATTCGGAGGAGCTGCTTGAGAAAACAAAAAACGCGTTTAACCGCTTGAAGACGGCCTACAGTAATTTAAACCATCGTTTGATTAGCAGCACGAATCTGACTGACAATGATGATGAATGGCTCGCTAAAATCGAAGAGCACCGCACGGCATTTGAAGAAGCAATGGATGATGACTTTAATACGGCGAATGCGATTTCCGTATGGTTTGATTTAGCGAAGCTCGCCAATTACTACATGCAGGAGGACAATACGGCGGATCACGTCATTAAAGCCTTTATCAGCATGTTTGACAGAATCGGATCTGTTCTCGGACTTACGCTCGGTGAAGAAGAGCTTGTCGATGAAGAAATTGAAGAATTGATTGAGAAGAGAAATGAAGCCCGCCGTAATCGCGATTTTGCTTTATCCGACCAGATTCGCGATCAGCTGAAAAGCATGAATATCATTCTTGAGGATACGGCTCAGGGAACTCGCTGGAAGCGGGGAGAGTAA
- a CDS encoding Mini-ribonuclease 3 has product MLQFEQIKDSKQLNGLALAYMGDAIFEIYVRHHLLKQGHTKPNDLHKKASRIVSAKSQADILFRLQDESFFTEEEEAVLRRGRNAKSGTTPKNTDVQTYRHSTAFEALLGYLFLEKREERLDQLITEALQVGTSGRKTNESAT; this is encoded by the coding sequence ATGCTTCAATTTGAACAAATCAAAGATTCAAAGCAGTTAAACGGTCTTGCGCTCGCTTATATGGGTGATGCCATTTTTGAAATATATGTCCGGCATCACCTGCTTAAGCAGGGCCATACGAAACCGAATGACCTTCATAAGAAAGCAAGCCGGATTGTATCGGCAAAATCACAGGCAGACATTCTTTTCCGCCTTCAGGACGAATCCTTTTTCACGGAAGAAGAGGAAGCCGTGCTGAGAAGAGGAAGAAACGCGAAATCAGGGACGACACCTAAAAACACAGATGTACAGACGTACCGCCATAGTACAGCTTTTGAGGCTTTGCTCGGATATCTTTTTCTTGAGAAAAGAGAAGAAAGACTGGATCAGCTGATTACTGAGGCTTTACAAGTCGGGACGTCAGGGAGGAAAACAAATGAGTCAGCAACATGA
- the rlmB gene encoding 23S rRNA (guanosine(2251)-2'-O)-methyltransferase RlmB → MSQQHDYVIGKNAVIETLKSDRKLYKLWMAENTVKGQAQQVIELAKKQGITIQFVPRKKLDQMVEGQHQGVVAQVAAYEYAQLDELYKRAEERNEQPFFLILDELEDPHNLGSIMRTADAVGAHGIVIPKRRAVGLTATVAKASTGAIEHIPVVKVTNLARTLDEMKERGIWVVGTDASAREDYRSMDGKMPLALVIGSEGRGMGRLVKEKCDFLIKLPMAGKVTSLNASVAAGLLMYEVYRKRNPLGE, encoded by the coding sequence ATGAGTCAGCAACATGATTACGTCATAGGAAAAAACGCAGTGATTGAGACGTTAAAGTCTGATCGCAAGCTGTACAAGTTATGGATGGCGGAAAACACAGTAAAAGGACAGGCGCAGCAAGTTATTGAGCTTGCGAAAAAACAAGGCATCACTATCCAATTTGTACCGAGGAAAAAACTCGATCAGATGGTGGAGGGGCAGCATCAGGGAGTTGTCGCCCAGGTGGCGGCATATGAATATGCACAATTAGACGAATTATATAAAAGAGCGGAAGAGAGAAACGAACAGCCTTTCTTTCTCATATTGGACGAGCTGGAAGACCCTCATAACCTCGGATCTATCATGAGAACGGCTGATGCCGTCGGCGCACACGGCATCGTTATTCCGAAACGCAGAGCGGTCGGTCTGACTGCGACGGTCGCAAAAGCATCGACCGGTGCCATTGAACACATTCCCGTCGTGAAGGTGACCAACCTTGCCCGGACACTTGATGAAATGAAGGAGCGGGGCATTTGGGTTGTCGGAACGGATGCATCCGCCCGGGAAGACTACCGCTCTATGGACGGCAAGATGCCTTTGGCGCTTGTTATCGGAAGCGAAGGAAGAGGAATGGGCCGCCTTGTGAAAGAGAAATGTGATTTTCTCATTAAACTTCCGATGGCCGGAAAAGTCACGTCTCTGAATGCGTCAGTAGCGGCCGGCCTTCTGATGTATGAAGTCTACCGGAAACGCAATCCTTTAGGGGAATAA
- the rae1 gene encoding ribosome-dependent mRNA decay endonuclease Rae1/YacP, whose protein sequence is MDILLVDGYNMIGAWPQLKDLKANSFEEARDVLIQKMAEYQSYTGIKVIVVFDAHLVKGIEKKHTNHRVEVIFTRENETADERIEKLAQALNNIATQIHVATSDYTEQWAIFGQGALRKSARELLREVDAIERRIQRRVSKITSEKPPGKIELSEEVLKTFEKWRRGGLD, encoded by the coding sequence ATGGACATCCTATTAGTAGACGGATACAACATGATAGGAGCTTGGCCGCAGCTAAAGGATTTAAAAGCGAACAGTTTTGAAGAAGCGAGAGATGTGCTGATTCAGAAGATGGCGGAATATCAGTCATACACGGGAATCAAAGTCATTGTGGTGTTTGACGCACATCTGGTAAAAGGCATAGAGAAAAAACACACGAATCACAGAGTCGAAGTGATTTTTACACGGGAGAATGAAACGGCGGATGAGCGGATCGAGAAGCTTGCCCAGGCGCTGAATAATATCGCGACACAGATTCATGTCGCGACCTCTGATTATACGGAGCAGTGGGCGATTTTCGGACAAGGGGCTCTCCGCAAATCCGCCCGGGAGCTGCTGAGGGAAGTTGATGCGATAGAACGCCGGATTCAAAGACGGGTTTCAAAGATCACTTCCGAAAAACCCCCGGGTAAAATCGAGCTGTCCGAAGAGGTTTTGAAAACGTTTGAAAAGTGGCGTCGCGGCGGCCTGGATTAG
- the sigH gene encoding RNA polymerase sporulation sigma factor SigH: MNLQNNKGKFNKVQFCQLEDEQVIEKVHVGDSDALDYLITKYRNFVRAKARSYFLIGADREDIVQEGMIGLYKSIRDFREDKLTSFKAFAELCITRQIITAIKTATRQKHIPLNSYVSLDKPIFDEESDRTLLDVISGAKTLNPEEMIINQEEFDDIEMKMGELLSDLERKVLVLYLDGRSYQEISDDLNRHVKSIDNALQRVKRKLEKYLEIREISM; this comes from the coding sequence GTGAATCTACAGAACAACAAGGGAAAATTCAACAAAGTGCAGTTTTGCCAGTTGGAGGACGAGCAGGTCATTGAAAAGGTTCATGTTGGGGATAGTGATGCGTTAGATTACTTGATTACGAAGTACCGTAATTTTGTACGGGCGAAAGCCAGGTCTTATTTTTTAATAGGGGCTGACAGAGAAGATATTGTACAGGAAGGGATGATAGGCTTATATAAGTCTATCCGAGACTTTAGAGAGGACAAGCTCACTTCATTTAAAGCTTTTGCAGAATTATGCATTACCCGCCAGATTATTACCGCTATAAAGACAGCTACCCGTCAGAAACACATTCCTTTAAATTCCTATGTTTCTTTAGACAAGCCTATTTTTGATGAAGAATCAGACAGAACACTGCTTGATGTCATCTCAGGCGCTAAAACGTTAAATCCTGAAGAAATGATTATTAATCAGGAAGAATTTGATGATATTGAAATGAAAATGGGAGAACTGCTGAGCGATCTGGAGAGAAAGGTGCTTGTTTTGTACTTAGACGGAAGAAGTTACCAAGAAATTTCAGATGACTTAAACCGACACGTAAAATCAATCGATAATGCCTTGCAGCGTGTAAAGCGCAAGCTTGAGAAGTATTTAGAAATAAGAGAAATCAGCATGTAG
- the rpmG gene encoding 50S ribosomal protein L33, with amino-acid sequence MRKKITLACKTCGNRNYTTMKSSASAAERLEVKKYCSTCNSHTAHLETK; translated from the coding sequence ATGAGAAAAAAGATTACGCTGGCATGCAAAACATGCGGAAATCGTAATTATACGACAATGAAAAGCTCTGCATCAGCGGCTGAGCGGTTAGAAGTTAAGAAGTACTGCAGCACTTGCAATTCACATACAGCTCATTTAGAAACAAAATAG
- the secE gene encoding preprotein translocase subunit SecE gives MRMMSFFKDVGKEMKKVSWPKGKELTRYTITVISTVIFFVIFFALLDTGISQLIRLIVE, from the coding sequence ATGCGCATGATGAGTTTCTTTAAAGATGTTGGGAAAGAAATGAAAAAGGTTAGCTGGCCAAAAGGCAAAGAGTTAACGCGCTATACGATCACGGTGATTTCAACGGTTATCTTTTTTGTTATCTTTTTTGCCCTCCTTGATACAGGAATTTCTCAATTAATTCGTTTAATAGTTGAATAA
- the nusG gene encoding transcription termination/antitermination protein NusG has product MEKNWYVVHTYSGYENKVKANLEKRVESMGMQDKIFRVVVPEEEETDIKNGKKKVVKKKVFPGYVLVEIVMTDDSWYVVRNTPGVTGFVGSAGSGSKPTPLLPGEAEAILKRMGMDERKTDIDFELNETVKVIDGPFANFTGSIEEIDYDKSKVKVFVNMFGRETPVELEFTQIDKL; this is encoded by the coding sequence ATGGAAAAGAATTGGTATGTTGTTCATACGTATTCCGGTTATGAAAACAAAGTAAAAGCAAACCTTGAAAAACGTGTGGAATCAATGGGAATGCAGGATAAAATTTTCCGCGTGGTCGTTCCTGAAGAAGAAGAGACTGATATTAAGAACGGCAAGAAAAAAGTAGTCAAAAAGAAAGTATTCCCGGGATATGTGCTTGTTGAAATCGTCATGACTGATGATTCATGGTATGTGGTCCGCAACACGCCGGGCGTTACCGGATTCGTCGGATCAGCCGGTTCAGGCTCAAAACCGACTCCGCTTTTACCCGGCGAAGCGGAAGCCATCTTAAAACGGATGGGCATGGACGAGCGGAAAACAGACATTGATTTTGAATTGAATGAGACAGTCAAAGTCATAGACGGACCATTCGCCAACTTTACAGGATCAATTGAAGAGATTGATTATGATAAGAGCAAAGTGAAAGTATTCGTTAACATGTTCGGCCGTGAAACGCCTGTTGAACTGGAATTTACCCAGATCGACAAATTGTAA
- the rplK gene encoding 50S ribosomal protein L11, which produces MAKKVVKVVKLQIPAGKANPAPPVGPALGQAGVNIMGFCKEFNARTADQAGLIIPVEISVYEDRSFTFITKTPPAAVLLKKAAGIESGSGEPNRNKVATVKRDKVREIAETKMPDLNAADVEAAMRMVEGTARSMGIVIED; this is translated from the coding sequence GTGGCTAAAAAAGTAGTAAAAGTTGTAAAATTGCAAATTCCTGCTGGAAAAGCTAACCCAGCGCCGCCAGTTGGACCTGCACTAGGTCAAGCCGGTGTAAATATCATGGGATTCTGTAAGGAGTTTAACGCTCGTACAGCTGACCAAGCTGGTTTAATCATTCCTGTTGAAATTTCGGTTTACGAAGACCGTTCATTTACATTTATTACAAAAACTCCGCCTGCTGCAGTATTGCTTAAAAAAGCAGCTGGAATTGAGTCTGGTTCTGGTGAACCAAACCGTAATAAAGTGGCAACCGTTAAGCGCGATAAGGTTCGCGAAATCGCTGAAACGAAAATGCCTGACTTAAACGCAGCAGACGTTGAAGCGGCAATGCGCATGGTTGAAGGTACTGCCCGCAGTATGGGTATCGTTATCGAGGATTAA
- the rplA gene encoding 50S ribosomal protein L1: protein MAKKGKKYVEAAKLVDRAKAYDVAEAVALTKKTNTAKFDATVEVAFRLGVDPRKNDQQIRGAVVLPNGTGKTQRVLVFAKGEKAKEAEAAGADYVGDSDYITKIQQGWFDFDVIVATPDMMGEVGKIGRVLGPKGLMPNPKTGTVTFEVEKAIGEIKAGKVEYRVDKAGNIHVPIGKVSFEDEKLVENFTTMYDTILKAKPAAAKGVYVKNVAVTSTMGPGVKVDASTFNVK, encoded by the coding sequence ATGGCTAAAAAAGGTAAAAAGTACGTTGAAGCTGCGAAGCTTGTAGACCGTGCAAAAGCTTACGACGTCGCTGAAGCAGTGGCGCTTACTAAAAAAACAAACACAGCTAAATTCGACGCTACAGTTGAAGTTGCTTTTCGTTTAGGGGTTGACCCTCGTAAAAACGATCAGCAAATCCGCGGTGCAGTCGTTCTTCCTAACGGAACTGGTAAAACTCAGCGTGTGCTTGTATTCGCTAAAGGCGAAAAAGCAAAAGAAGCTGAAGCTGCCGGTGCAGACTACGTAGGCGATTCTGATTACATCACGAAAATCCAGCAAGGCTGGTTCGATTTTGATGTAATCGTTGCGACTCCTGACATGATGGGTGAAGTCGGTAAAATCGGCCGTGTGCTTGGACCAAAAGGTCTTATGCCAAACCCTAAAACAGGAACTGTTACATTCGAAGTAGAAAAAGCAATCGGCGAAATCAAAGCTGGTAAAGTTGAATACCGCGTTGATAAAGCTGGTAACATCCATGTTCCAATCGGAAAAGTTTCTTTCGAGGATGAAAAACTTGTTGAGAACTTCACAACAATGTATGATACAATCCTGAAAGCAAAACCGGCTGCGGCTAAAGGTGTTTACGTGAAAAACGTTGCCGTTACTTCTACTATGGGCCCTGGTGTCAAAGTAGACGCTTCTACTTTCAACGTAAAATAA
- the rplJ gene encoding 50S ribosomal protein L10 gives MSSAIETKKVVVEEIASKLKESKSTIIVDYRGLNVSEVTELRKQLREANVEFKVYKNTMTRRAVEQAELDGLNDVLTGPNAIAFSTEDVVAPAKVLNEFAKNHEALEIKAGVIEGKVSSVEEVKALAELPSRDGLLSMLLSVLQAPVRNLALAAKAVADQKEEQGA, from the coding sequence ATGAGCAGCGCAATTGAAACAAAAAAAGTTGTTGTTGAAGAGATTGCTTCTAAACTGAAAGAAAGCAAATCAACGATCATCGTTGACTACCGTGGACTTAACGTTTCTGAAGTAACTGAACTCCGTAAACAGCTTCGCGAAGCTAACGTAGAGTTCAAAGTGTACAAAAACACAATGACTCGCCGTGCGGTTGAACAAGCTGAACTTGATGGTTTGAATGATGTCTTAACTGGACCGAATGCGATCGCATTCAGTACTGAAGATGTTGTCGCTCCGGCGAAAGTTCTTAACGAGTTCGCGAAAAACCACGAAGCTCTGGAAATCAAAGCGGGCGTTATCGAAGGTAAAGTATCTTCTGTTGAAGAAGTGAAAGCTCTTGCTGAACTTCCTTCACGCGATGGCTTACTTTCTATGTTGCTTAGCGTACTTCAAGCTCCAGTTCGCAACCTTGCACTTGCAGCTAAAGCAGTTGCAGATCAAAAGGAAGAACAAGGCGCTTAA
- the rplL gene encoding 50S ribosomal protein L7/L12 has product MALNIEEIIASVKEATVLELNDLVKAIEEEFGVTAAAPVAVAGGAAAGGAAEEQSEFDLILAGAGSQKIKVIKVVREITGLGLKEAKELVDNTPKPLKEGIAKEEAEELKAKLEEVGASVEVK; this is encoded by the coding sequence ATGGCTTTAAATATCGAAGAAATCATTGCTTCCGTTAAAGAAGCAACTGTACTTGAATTGAACGACCTAGTAAAAGCAATCGAAGAAGAATTTGGCGTAACTGCTGCTGCTCCTGTAGCTGTAGCTGGCGGAGCTGCTGCTGGCGGCGCTGCTGAAGAGCAAAGCGAATTCGACCTTATCCTTGCTGGTGCAGGTTCTCAGAAAATCAAAGTTATCAAAGTTGTTCGTGAAATCACTGGTCTTGGCTTGAAAGAAGCTAAAGAACTTGTTGACAACACTCCAAAACCACTTAAAGAAGGTATTGCGAAAGAAGAAGCTGAAGAGCTTAAAGCTAAACTTGAAGAAGTTGGCGCTTCTGTAGAAGTTAAGTAA
- a CDS encoding class I SAM-dependent methyltransferase — MSEHYYSEKPSVKSDKQTWSFTLRNRSYTFTSDSGVFSKKEVDFGSRVLIEAFEEPEIDGDFLDAGCGYGPIGLSLAGEFTDRTVHMIDVNERAVELSNENAEKNGIKNVRIYQSDLFSNIDSAQTFASIITNPPIRAGKKVVHAIFEKSAEHLRASGELWIVIQKKQGGPSAVEKLKELFDEVSVVQKKKGYYIIKAKKV, encoded by the coding sequence ATGAGTGAACACTATTATTCAGAAAAACCTTCAGTTAAAAGCGATAAACAGACATGGTCATTTACACTGCGGAACAGATCTTATACATTCACAAGTGACAGCGGCGTTTTCTCGAAAAAGGAAGTTGATTTCGGTTCACGTGTCTTAATTGAAGCGTTTGAAGAGCCTGAAATTGACGGTGACTTCTTGGATGCAGGCTGCGGCTACGGGCCGATCGGTCTGTCGCTTGCCGGTGAATTTACAGACCGGACCGTGCACATGATTGACGTGAATGAAAGAGCCGTAGAGCTGTCAAATGAAAATGCAGAAAAAAACGGAATAAAAAACGTTCGGATTTATCAGAGTGATTTATTTTCAAATATTGATTCTGCTCAAACATTTGCTTCGATTATTACAAACCCCCCAATCCGCGCCGGAAAAAAAGTTGTCCATGCCATTTTTGAAAAAAGCGCTGAGCATTTAAGGGCTTCAGGTGAATTGTGGATCGTTATACAGAAAAAACAGGGCGGGCCTTCTGCCGTTGAAAAACTGAAGGAACTTTTTGACGAAGTTTCTGTTGTTCAAAAAAAGAAAGGCTATTATATCATAAAAGCAAAAAAAGTTTGA